From a single Candidatus Bathyarchaeota archaeon genomic region:
- a CDS encoding CoA transferase, whose product MGILDDIRVLDLTHVWFGPFCTMLLADLGAEVIRIEPPWGAIDRVAEGALFGGVTYTFHHLNLNKKDLTLNLKSPEGLAIFKELVKISDVVVQNFSPGTMERLGLGYDVLRELNPRIIYAALSGFGQYGPYMKRGSYAMIAEAMSGHTRLTGDGVDPKGPPIEMAQAYGDLGPALFAAMSIIAAIRYRDRTGKGQMIDVSQLDCMVALNTGITCYTLSGMKPWELREKYPATRGVGGLMRTKDGGWIRLAAFSPSSIDNLKRCLGAEEISKEDVEKRVAEMTRDEAVELFVKADVPVAPVYHVDEVVKDPHLIARGMFIELEHPKAGRVKVPNFPVKFSETPGRVVTAAPLLGQHNREILMGLLGYTEEKIRELELAGVISSEPMP is encoded by the coding sequence ATGGGAATCCTCGATGACATCAGGGTGCTTGATCTTACCCATGTATGGTTCGGCCCCTTCTGCACCATGTTGCTGGCAGACCTTGGGGCTGAGGTCATAAGGATCGAGCCTCCATGGGGAGCCATCGACAGGGTGGCTGAGGGAGCCCTCTTCGGGGGGGTCACCTATACCTTCCACCATTTGAACCTGAACAAGAAGGATCTAACCCTTAACCTCAAGAGCCCTGAGGGGTTGGCCATATTCAAGGAGCTGGTCAAGATCTCCGATGTGGTAGTGCAGAACTTCAGCCCGGGTACGATGGAGAGGCTTGGGCTAGGATACGACGTCCTGAGGGAACTCAACCCCCGGATCATATACGCAGCGTTATCCGGCTTCGGGCAGTACGGCCCATATATGAAGAGGGGATCATACGCCATGATCGCGGAGGCTATGAGCGGCCACACTAGGCTGACGGGCGACGGGGTCGACCCAAAAGGGCCTCCCATAGAAATGGCCCAGGCCTATGGAGACCTAGGACCGGCCCTCTTCGCAGCCATGAGCATAATAGCAGCCATCAGGTATAGAGACAGGACCGGGAAGGGCCAGATGATCGATGTATCCCAGCTGGACTGCATGGTCGCCCTTAACACAGGCATAACTTGCTACACCCTCTCGGGAATGAAGCCATGGGAGCTAAGGGAGAAATATCCAGCTACGAGGGGTGTGGGAGGCCTGATGAGGACTAAGGACGGCGGCTGGATAAGGCTGGCGGCCTTCTCCCCATCCTCCATAGACAACCTGAAGAGATGCCTTGGAGCCGAGGAGATAAGCAAGGAGGATGTGGAGAAGAGGGTTGCCGAGATGACTAGGGACGAGGCCGTAGAACTATTCGTGAAAGCCGATGTCCCAGTGGCACCGGTATACCACGTCGACGAGGTGGTGAAGGACCCCCACCTAATAGCCAGAGGCATGTTCATAGAGCTTGAGCACCCGAAGGCAGGAAGGGTCAAGGTCCCAAACTTCCCCGTCAAGTTCTCCGAGACCCCCGGTAGAGTTGTCACAGCCGCACCCCTGCTGGGGCAGCATAACAGGGAGATCTTAATGGGGCTTTTAGGGTATACGGAGGAGAAGATCAGGGAGCTTGAGCTGGCTGGGGTAATATCATCGGAGCCCATGCCATAA
- a CDS encoding DUF4011 domain-containing protein produces the protein MLIDLDEASTSKVMERIQLWKQRLIDLSRRNRLIYFAPTKSSYIEILAPDLKTIFERLVVKGKGWEIWQPPKDGWTGPSGSMRPGKTQLVPHGDDPQWIERILRSLYRRSTSEYRERGVRILYITFGMLNWREAGSGEAVRSPILLVPIELRRDNPRSPYRIEVPPVEEEVVLNPALTLKLRYDYKFELPPLPDFEDVDVLTYLQEVSAVCGELGWRVEGEVGIGLFSFYKLVMYQDLSENAEEIAKNQIISALAGVPNPRLVKDPLPKEDELDEILEPKRMFQVLDADSSQQLCIQYALRGQSFVIHGPPGTGKSQTIANIISEFIAAGRSVLFVSEKMAALEVVYNRLKERGLDDFCLELHSHKANKREVVAELNRALNEHLKPRARLSEEELERLKERRDLLNRYVRALHMERPPLGLSAFELLGRLARLEDAPFIPSEYQGLKSLTPRKLQELEKLVRDLSNVWYIALDGRFPWRGCREEDFTSESRSRWATLLGQILEAVEELEGIKGYSEMLGLGIPSILGEFERLKEISTLVSSSPRPPRRWLEGGGLKGIEEEALKRLEGYAEYWRSRDRLMKLYSPSIFRLPRGVADEVERRWARVKELLPPNTEDDVALTRLNEELAQYVEALPGWIEDWKSHAAEIAGIFGLQVEIDSIEKIVRMAELTSICEAKNRPEAEWLDIKSLKEVTRMIREAEGLYLRRDGLKKDLMERYHEGFLNLDPQPIIDWLEGPGSSPFRYLRPQYHRFRSLLTRMSRSREPLSRILEDLKAVKELRTLEQEIASRREDLRRVMKSYYRDPTPDFNSAREALKNAWKALKITRRQIPPGVVLNLTAGSRPSEELLLTGRRLRAALSEWRQRTLKLRGLLPYGKLPNTGKPLTKSPLDLVAEWSSELARRLTSLNEVCTPALSLRISDHPHSLMELVSDLREVEALRAFEEAAEAESEDIKAIFGRRYTGITTDWPSILEDIDWCKRLLSILREPPQPLIAYVSDGGFPTPPDPEIGARLDRLYDLLKTLEDGFTQPLWDKDRSALTLEEIRLKVSELRSRLDELQAWVDFKRITADLEGNGLGGFLKRLMELRPEASRLLDLFHKSMYSGLIDLVFQEEPTLGGFRGQRHEQLIREFQDLDQRFIALSASRVIDRANEQKPQGVFLQVPDSEIAILRREALKKSRHMPIRNLFERIPTLLKRLKPCLLMSPISVSQFLSPKLRFDLVIFDEASQICTEDAVGAIYRGEQLIVAGDNKQLPPTPFFQYSLDEDFDWDETVDYDFDVFESVLDECLSIGLPVNMLRWHYRSRHDSLINFSNERFYENRLNLFPHPGRRDPSLGVKFIYVPDGIYDRGGARNNPREAEVVADLVFEHFKNFPDKTLGVITFNISQMNTIQDAIERRLRDHPEYEAFFVEDRLQGFFVKNLENVMGDERDVIIFSVGYGYDHNGRMTLNFGPLNKPGGERRLNVAITRARERVILVSSIKASDIEVEATKAPGVHHLHGYLLYAEKLSEAYQQAEKGEEGPSNPLEEDILSELGRMGYEAVVGVGPSSFKVDIGVKDPKNPDRFILGILLDGENYRSAYTARDRDRLRQQILEGLGWRIHRIWSPDWVQRRETEVKRLKSAIERSLQPRGRIVGKPNTPPSISPPKRSIQVRVLEAAGSSLPGVETYRPTRLKARRIAGKGKTQDKGELVQQYRERVRELLPTLVERDGPIHLEHAYIRIKRALGLAKLSDELKDAFMEEARGLHRKGSLVIKGDFLWARWPMEVKIRVPSDGLEESFRPLRFIPPEELRAAITLLAGHSIGVGREALIKETARLFGFKKLTRSIKEELEKILGGLLREGNLIIQEGDINIKR, from the coding sequence TTGCTGATCGATTTGGATGAGGCCTCCACTTCCAAGGTAATGGAAAGAATCCAGCTGTGGAAGCAGAGGCTCATCGACCTGAGCAGGCGGAACCGCCTGATCTACTTCGCGCCAACAAAGAGCTCCTATATCGAGATATTGGCTCCAGACCTCAAGACCATCTTCGAGAGGCTAGTTGTCAAAGGGAAGGGGTGGGAGATCTGGCAGCCTCCAAAGGATGGATGGACCGGTCCTTCAGGGTCCATGCGCCCCGGGAAGACCCAACTCGTGCCCCATGGAGATGACCCTCAATGGATTGAGCGGATCCTGAGGAGTCTCTATAGGCGGTCCACATCTGAATATAGGGAGAGGGGCGTCAGGATCCTCTACATAACCTTTGGGATGCTCAACTGGAGGGAGGCCGGGTCGGGGGAGGCAGTAAGATCTCCAATACTCCTAGTTCCAATAGAGTTGAGGAGGGATAACCCCCGCTCACCCTATAGAATAGAGGTTCCCCCCGTGGAGGAGGAGGTGGTCCTGAATCCTGCCTTAACCCTCAAACTGAGGTATGACTACAAGTTCGAGCTTCCACCCCTCCCGGACTTCGAGGATGTGGATGTCCTCACCTACCTTCAAGAAGTTTCAGCCGTTTGCGGGGAGCTGGGATGGAGGGTGGAGGGGGAGGTAGGGATTGGGCTATTCTCTTTTTACAAGCTGGTGATGTATCAAGACCTATCCGAGAACGCCGAGGAGATAGCTAAGAACCAAATCATATCCGCCCTAGCTGGTGTGCCAAACCCCAGACTGGTTAAGGATCCCCTACCTAAGGAGGATGAGCTTGATGAGATACTTGAGCCCAAGAGGATGTTCCAAGTTCTCGACGCAGACAGCAGCCAGCAGCTCTGCATCCAGTACGCTTTGAGGGGGCAGTCCTTCGTCATCCACGGCCCCCCAGGCACGGGGAAGAGCCAGACGATTGCCAACATCATATCCGAGTTCATAGCCGCTGGGAGGAGCGTCCTATTCGTAAGCGAGAAGATGGCTGCGCTAGAGGTGGTCTACAACAGGCTAAAAGAGAGGGGGCTCGACGACTTCTGCCTAGAGCTCCACAGCCATAAGGCGAATAAGAGGGAGGTGGTCGCGGAACTCAATAGAGCACTGAACGAGCACCTGAAGCCAAGGGCTAGGCTTTCCGAGGAGGAGCTGGAGAGGCTAAAGGAGAGGAGGGACCTCCTCAACAGGTATGTGAGGGCCCTGCACATGGAGAGGCCCCCCCTCGGGCTCTCAGCCTTCGAACTCCTCGGGAGGCTTGCCAGGCTTGAGGATGCTCCATTCATCCCGTCGGAGTATCAGGGACTCAAATCCCTCACCCCCCGGAAGCTCCAAGAACTGGAGAAATTGGTGAGAGACCTCTCAAATGTGTGGTATATCGCATTAGATGGGAGGTTTCCATGGAGGGGATGCAGGGAGGAGGATTTCACCTCTGAATCCCGCTCCAGATGGGCGACCCTCCTCGGGCAGATCCTCGAGGCTGTTGAGGAGCTGGAGGGCATCAAAGGTTACAGCGAGATGCTGGGTCTAGGCATCCCCAGCATCCTTGGGGAGTTTGAGAGGTTGAAGGAGATCTCCACCCTAGTTTCGAGCTCTCCGAGGCCTCCAAGAAGGTGGCTTGAGGGGGGAGGACTGAAAGGGATAGAAGAGGAGGCCCTGAAGAGGCTTGAGGGCTACGCTGAGTATTGGAGGTCTAGGGATAGGCTGATGAAGCTATACAGCCCAAGTATATTCAGGCTTCCGAGGGGGGTCGCGGATGAGGTTGAGAGGAGATGGGCGAGGGTAAAGGAGCTATTACCCCCGAACACAGAAGACGATGTAGCCCTCACAAGGCTTAATGAAGAGTTGGCCCAATACGTGGAGGCCCTGCCCGGATGGATTGAGGATTGGAAATCCCACGCAGCTGAGATAGCGGGGATATTCGGCCTCCAGGTCGAGATCGACTCGATAGAGAAGATAGTTAGAATGGCCGAGCTTACAAGCATCTGCGAGGCTAAAAACAGGCCAGAGGCTGAGTGGCTTGACATAAAAAGCCTGAAAGAGGTGACGAGGATGATCAGGGAGGCTGAGGGGTTATATCTCCGAAGGGATGGCCTGAAAAAGGACCTGATGGAAAGATATCACGAGGGGTTTCTGAACCTAGATCCACAACCAATAATAGATTGGCTTGAGGGGCCGGGTAGCTCCCCATTCAGATACCTTAGACCCCAGTACCACAGGTTCAGGAGCCTCCTCACAAGGATGAGCAGAAGCCGGGAGCCTCTGAGCAGGATTTTAGAGGATCTAAAGGCCGTTAAGGAGCTGAGGACCCTTGAGCAGGAGATAGCCTCCCGTCGAGAAGACCTCAGGAGGGTTATGAAGTCATATTACAGGGATCCCACCCCCGACTTCAACTCAGCCAGGGAGGCCTTGAAGAACGCCTGGAAGGCCCTCAAGATAACACGAAGACAGATCCCTCCGGGGGTAGTCCTCAACCTCACAGCTGGAAGTAGGCCCTCAGAGGAGCTTTTACTCACTGGGAGGAGGCTCAGAGCAGCCCTTAGCGAGTGGAGGCAGAGAACCCTAAAGCTGAGGGGGCTCCTACCTTATGGGAAGCTTCCAAACACGGGTAAGCCTCTTACAAAGAGTCCCCTTGACTTGGTGGCAGAATGGTCATCTGAGCTGGCTAGAAGGCTCACCTCGCTGAATGAGGTATGCACTCCAGCATTATCCTTGAGGATCTCGGACCACCCCCACTCCCTGATGGAGCTCGTATCCGACTTGAGGGAGGTGGAGGCCCTCCGAGCCTTTGAGGAGGCTGCTGAGGCAGAGTCTGAGGATATTAAAGCCATCTTCGGTAGGCGATATACAGGAATAACGACGGATTGGCCCTCTATACTTGAGGATATAGATTGGTGTAAGAGGCTATTAAGCATCCTAAGGGAGCCTCCACAACCCCTCATAGCCTACGTCTCGGATGGAGGGTTCCCCACACCTCCTGATCCTGAGATAGGCGCAAGGCTGGATAGGCTCTACGACCTGCTGAAAACCCTCGAAGACGGCTTCACTCAACCCCTATGGGATAAGGATAGGAGCGCCCTAACCCTTGAGGAGATCAGGCTGAAGGTCTCGGAGCTACGCTCCAGGTTGGATGAACTCCAAGCCTGGGTAGATTTCAAGAGGATCACGGCGGACCTGGAGGGGAATGGGCTCGGAGGATTCCTGAAGAGGCTCATGGAGCTTAGGCCTGAGGCCTCAAGGCTGCTAGATCTGTTCCATAAGTCCATGTACAGCGGCCTCATCGACCTCGTCTTCCAAGAGGAGCCTACCCTAGGAGGCTTCAGGGGGCAGAGGCATGAACAGCTGATCAGGGAGTTTCAGGATCTAGACCAGAGGTTCATAGCCCTCTCGGCCTCCCGCGTCATCGATAGAGCCAACGAGCAGAAGCCCCAGGGGGTCTTCCTCCAGGTCCCGGACTCCGAGATAGCCATACTGAGGAGGGAGGCCCTGAAGAAGAGCCGACACATGCCTATCCGAAACCTCTTCGAGAGGATCCCGACCCTCCTCAAGAGGCTTAAACCCTGCCTCCTCATGAGCCCCATATCTGTGAGCCAGTTCCTCTCTCCAAAGCTCCGCTTCGACCTGGTGATCTTCGATGAGGCCTCCCAGATATGCACGGAGGACGCGGTGGGAGCCATCTACAGGGGGGAACAGCTGATCGTGGCTGGCGACAACAAGCAGCTCCCTCCGACCCCATTCTTCCAGTACTCTTTGGACGAGGACTTCGACTGGGATGAGACTGTCGACTACGATTTCGATGTATTCGAGAGCGTCTTGGATGAGTGCCTATCAATAGGGTTGCCTGTGAATATGTTGAGATGGCATTATAGAAGCAGACATGACTCCCTGATAAACTTCTCAAACGAGAGGTTCTACGAGAATAGGCTGAACCTATTCCCCCATCCGGGGAGGAGGGACCCGAGCCTCGGCGTCAAGTTCATCTATGTTCCAGATGGAATCTATGACCGGGGTGGAGCCAGGAACAATCCCAGAGAGGCCGAGGTGGTAGCGGACCTCGTCTTCGAGCACTTCAAAAACTTCCCTGACAAGACTCTAGGAGTCATAACATTCAACATAAGCCAGATGAACACTATTCAAGATGCTATAGAGCGAAGGCTCAGGGATCACCCTGAATATGAGGCCTTCTTCGTCGAGGACCGCCTCCAGGGATTCTTTGTGAAGAACCTCGAGAACGTGATGGGCGATGAGCGCGACGTGATAATCTTCAGCGTCGGCTACGGCTATGATCATAATGGCCGCATGACGCTAAACTTCGGGCCCCTGAACAAGCCTGGGGGTGAGAGGAGACTAAATGTCGCTATAACCAGGGCCAGGGAGAGGGTCATCCTGGTGAGCTCAATAAAGGCCTCAGATATTGAGGTTGAGGCCACAAAGGCCCCAGGGGTTCACCACCTACACGGCTACCTCCTTTATGCTGAGAAGCTATCCGAAGCCTACCAGCAGGCGGAGAAAGGGGAGGAGGGCCCCTCAAATCCACTGGAGGAGGACATCTTATCTGAGCTCGGTAGGATGGGCTATGAGGCCGTAGTAGGCGTTGGGCCAAGCTCATTCAAGGTTGACATAGGGGTCAAAGACCCCAAGAACCCCGATAGGTTCATTCTAGGCATCCTACTGGATGGAGAGAACTACCGCTCCGCGTACACAGCTAGGGACAGAGACCGACTGAGGCAGCAGATACTGGAAGGGCTGGGATGGAGGATACACAGGATCTGGTCCCCGGACTGGGTTCAAAGGAGGGAGACCGAGGTTAAAAGGCTGAAGTCAGCCATCGAGAGGTCTCTACAGCCACGTGGAAGGATTGTCGGTAAGCCCAACACACCGCCGAGTATATCCCCCCCTAAAAGAAGCATCCAGGTAAGGGTTTTGGAGGCAGCAGGATCTAGTCTGCCGGGGGTTGAGACATACCGGCCAACAAGGCTCAAAGCTAGGCGTATCGCCGGAAAGGGGAAAACCCAAGATAA
- the thiL gene encoding thiamine-phosphate kinase: MDSMATVREVGERRLIELIMGVLTHMPSVPIPFWDDVSGLRLEGGRVAILKTDMLVWRTDVPRGMTPFQAARKVVVMNFSDLASKGVKPLAFMASLGIPPDMEVEAVLEMAKGFDSGSREYGAYMIGGDTNEAGEVVIGGVAFGLVDEKVIMRRSGARPGDILATTGGFGKTAAAFKVLIGGYEAPRGFMASILESVYMPKARVPEGLALAETGAVSASIDSSDGLAMSLYDLSRSSHVGFRIDSLPASPEARKFGEVYGIELEELVFYGGEEYELVFTLRPELVEAARRALKRVNCEMIEFGEVTEEIEITYMEDGRKKPIKPLGWDHFRIISSSS, from the coding sequence GTGGATTCTATGGCTACTGTTAGGGAGGTTGGTGAGAGGAGGCTTATAGAACTCATTATGGGGGTTCTCACCCACATGCCCTCGGTCCCTATCCCCTTCTGGGATGATGTATCTGGATTAAGACTTGAGGGTGGGAGGGTTGCCATACTGAAGACTGATATGCTCGTTTGGAGGACTGATGTGCCGAGGGGGATGACCCCCTTCCAGGCCGCGAGGAAGGTGGTGGTCATGAACTTCAGCGACCTTGCGTCCAAGGGGGTCAAACCCCTAGCCTTCATGGCCTCCCTCGGCATCCCCCCCGACATGGAGGTGGAGGCGGTGCTGGAGATGGCCAAGGGGTTCGACTCCGGGTCTAGAGAGTATGGAGCCTATATGATCGGAGGGGACACAAACGAGGCGGGGGAGGTTGTGATAGGGGGGGTGGCCTTCGGATTGGTTGATGAGAAGGTCATAATGAGGAGGAGTGGAGCTAGGCCCGGCGATATCCTAGCAACGACCGGAGGTTTCGGGAAGACGGCTGCAGCGTTCAAGGTCCTAATAGGGGGCTATGAGGCGCCGAGGGGGTTCATGGCCTCCATATTAGAGTCTGTATATATGCCCAAGGCCAGGGTTCCTGAGGGGCTAGCCCTAGCTGAGACCGGCGCCGTGTCGGCCTCGATAGATTCTAGCGATGGGCTTGCGATGAGCCTATATGACCTCTCTAGAAGCAGCCATGTCGGATTCAGGATTGACAGCCTCCCAGCCTCCCCTGAGGCGAGAAAGTTCGGGGAAGTCTATGGAATAGAGCTGGAGGAGCTCGTATTCTATGGTGGGGAGGAGTATGAACTCGTCTTCACCTTGAGGCCTGAACTAGTGGAGGCCGCGAGGAGAGCTCTGAAGAGGGTTAACTGCGAGATGATAGAGTTTGGAGAGGTTACTGAGGAGATCGAAATAACCTATATGGAAGATGGAAGGAAAAAACCCATTAAGCCCCTCGGGTGGGACCACTTTAGAATTATCAGCTCATCTTCGTAA
- the rpiA gene encoding ribose 5-phosphate isomerase A: MMKRRASEKAVEHVESGFIVGLGSGTTATLAIRLIGERLRAGILRDILGVPTSLQAAQEAISSGIPLTTLDEHPEIDVTIDGADQIDHELRAIKGGGGALLREKVVASSSRLRIVVADETKLTERLGVGCPVPVEVHPFAIKPVYMRLLKMGAKPRIRTGTGKLGPVVTDNGNLIIDVSFNALSDPKRLEESLKAIPGVLETGLFIDLIDLAYIGTREDVRRLGRVG, translated from the coding sequence ATGATGAAGAGGCGAGCATCAGAGAAGGCCGTTGAACATGTTGAGAGCGGCTTCATCGTAGGCCTTGGGAGTGGAACAACGGCAACGTTGGCGATAAGGCTAATCGGAGAACGGTTAAGAGCTGGAATACTGAGAGATATCTTAGGGGTTCCAACTAGCCTCCAGGCCGCCCAAGAAGCGATCTCCTCAGGTATCCCATTAACAACTCTAGACGAGCATCCTGAGATAGATGTAACGATCGATGGAGCCGATCAGATAGACCATGAGCTGAGGGCGATCAAGGGTGGTGGGGGGGCTCTCTTAAGGGAGAAGGTTGTGGCATCCTCCTCAAGGCTTAGGATAGTTGTAGCTGACGAGACGAAGTTGACTGAGAGGCTTGGAGTCGGCTGTCCAGTCCCCGTTGAGGTTCACCCCTTCGCCATTAAACCGGTATATATGAGGCTTTTGAAGATGGGAGCCAAGCCGAGGATTAGGACGGGAACTGGGAAATTGGGCCCCGTGGTGACCGATAATGGAAACCTTATCATCGATGTTAGCTTCAATGCGTTAAGCGATCCAAAGAGGCTTGAGGAGAGCCTTAAGGCGATCCCTGGGGTATTAGAGACAGGTCTCTTCATAGACCTGATAGATCTCGCGTATATAGGC
- a CDS encoding sodium-translocating pyrophosphatase, translating to MDPYFAPIFTGLLAMAVMAYLAYSIVREPVEDEHMLSIASSIEEGAKAFIGRQYRTIILFSLLISTVLWIFTGDPRYVGSFLSGVFLSLLSAYIGMVIAVKANVRTAYAAISSPSKAFSTAFRGGGVMGLSVTGLSLLGVSILVMVFRDPAPLVAFGFGSSLSALFAQLGGGIFTKAADIGADLAGKIEQKIPEDDPRNPAVIADQVGDNVGDCAGRGSDLFESISDDYVTAMLLGSLLLHPLGRDSALFPLALGAVGVSSTIIGILITRRWRGIKPMASFNISLIVTVVLCSIGAFISSILLLGDLGIFYSVLSGMATMLIIGLVSQHYLGLERSPVRNVAKASEYGAAINIITGLSYALQSPFIPILLVLLSVLFSYYITGGSLYGIVGANLGTDLATGIIMSGDAFGPISDNAAGIAEMAGGGRKSLEALSELDSMGNTTKAYTKAFAAASGAFSAVVILVTFNEMIGVRLEAFSIGPSFIVGVLLGGVLPFLFSSYAIGATARTAYRVVEEVRRQFRELPGILEWRDRPDYSRCVDIATRFALSQMPLPGLLGVVAPVIVGLLLGKYALSAMLLGGLASSSILSPFFTFGGGIWDNAKKHIEVEFWMKGTPTHAAAVTGDTVGDPLKDVAGPSLNIFMKLMNMTALLIAPIIIS from the coding sequence ATGGATCCCTATTTCGCCCCCATATTCACAGGCCTATTGGCGATGGCTGTCATGGCATATCTAGCCTACTCCATCGTCAGGGAGCCGGTGGAGGATGAACACATGCTCAGCATAGCCAGTTCTATAGAGGAGGGGGCCAAGGCCTTCATCGGAAGGCAGTATAGGACGATAATCCTATTCTCCCTTCTCATTTCAACCGTTCTGTGGATCTTTACGGGGGATCCAAGATATGTCGGATCCTTCCTATCAGGCGTCTTCCTATCTCTACTTTCGGCCTACATAGGGATGGTGATAGCGGTGAAGGCCAATGTGAGGACGGCATACGCAGCGATCTCATCTCCATCGAAGGCCTTCTCAACAGCCTTCAGAGGTGGAGGTGTAATGGGACTATCCGTGACTGGATTGAGCCTCTTAGGAGTTTCAATACTCGTCATGGTCTTTAGGGATCCGGCTCCCCTGGTAGCATTTGGCTTTGGTTCAAGCCTATCAGCCCTCTTCGCCCAGTTGGGAGGGGGCATATTCACAAAGGCTGCAGATATTGGAGCAGACCTTGCTGGTAAAATAGAGCAGAAGATACCGGAGGATGATCCCAGAAACCCAGCCGTCATAGCCGACCAGGTAGGGGATAATGTGGGTGACTGCGCAGGGAGGGGCTCAGACCTCTTCGAATCTATAAGCGACGACTACGTGACAGCGATGCTCCTAGGCTCGCTCCTCCTACACCCCCTCGGGAGGGATTCGGCTCTGTTTCCCCTGGCGCTGGGGGCCGTAGGTGTATCTTCAACCATCATAGGGATCCTCATCACAAGAAGGTGGAGGGGTATAAAACCCATGGCATCCTTTAACATAAGCCTGATAGTTACCGTTGTCTTATGCTCTATTGGAGCCTTCATCTCTTCGATTCTCTTACTTGGGGATTTGGGGATTTTCTACTCAGTTTTGAGCGGCATGGCGACGATGCTCATCATCGGTCTGGTCTCTCAGCATTACCTGGGATTAGAGAGGTCGCCTGTGAGAAATGTTGCCAAAGCCTCCGAGTATGGGGCGGCCATAAACATCATAACCGGGTTATCATACGCTCTACAGAGCCCCTTTATACCGATCCTACTCGTACTCTTGAGCGTCCTCTTCTCATACTACATCACAGGGGGGTCCCTCTATGGAATTGTCGGAGCCAACCTGGGTACAGACCTAGCCACAGGGATAATCATGTCGGGCGACGCCTTCGGCCCCATAAGCGACAATGCAGCCGGCATAGCCGAGATGGCTGGGGGAGGTAGGAAGAGCCTAGAGGCCCTGTCCGAGCTCGACTCCATGGGCAATACCACTAAGGCCTACACAAAGGCCTTCGCCGCCGCAAGTGGAGCCTTCTCGGCCGTCGTGATCCTGGTGACCTTCAACGAGATGATTGGGGTCAGGCTGGAGGCCTTCTCCATAGGCCCCTCCTTCATAGTAGGTGTCCTTTTGGGTGGGGTCCTCCCCTTCCTCTTCTCCTCCTATGCCATAGGTGCCACAGCCAGAACAGCTTACAGGGTAGTGGAGGAGGTCAGGAGACAATTCAGGGAGCTCCCGGGGATCCTCGAATGGAGGGATAGGCCAGACTACTCAAGGTGTGTGGACATAGCCACCAGATTTGCTCTATCCCAGATGCCCCTACCAGGATTGCTAGGGGTAGTTGCTCCGGTGATAGTTGGTCTGCTCCTCGGGAAGTATGCTTTAAGCGCCATGCTCTTGGGAGGTCTTGCCTCCTCCTCCATATTATCCCCCTTCTTCACCTTCGGAGGGGGCATATGGGATAACGCAAAAAAACACATAGAGGTGGAGTTTTGGATGAAAGGCACTCCAACCCATGCGGCGGCTGTGACCGGGGACACTGTTGGGGATCCCCTTAAAGATGTTGCGGGGCCATCCCTAAACATATTCATGAAGTTGATGAACATGACAGCACTTTTAATAGCTCCAATAATAATTTCCTAA